Genomic DNA from Magnolia sinica isolate HGM2019 chromosome 4, MsV1, whole genome shotgun sequence:
tttttccaaaataattTGGATATCTCTGCAATATATGTCACCAATagctttggacatttttgcccttGCAATTAGTCTTCACTGAATTGGTAAAGAGAGGACAAATAAATTCGTTATAAAAATGTAGCTGCATGGCAGGGAACGGTTGAGATTTTGCCACAAGGGATAGCATGGTTTCACTTTCACCCACATCTTTTGATGCGTGTAACACACATTGGACCTCTCCATGTGACTAGCACTCTCACATGAAGCTAGGGAGACTGCGACAGAGGTGTGCACTGACCTTTCTGCGTGTAACCGGAACCCATATGAAGTGCTAGGTTGACATGCAACAAAAgctgtggcccatcttgatgactgtgacatccactctgtaCATCTGTTACGTAGGTGGGGCACACACCTGCAATCCACCTCTCCTTTTTTCTCATGAGGTTCGCTCAGATACATctgggtcatcttccaatgatcaaaaccatttatataaCATGTCTCAGTGGAAAGAGCAAATAAAAGATCTCAGTTGAATTATTTCTAACTCTTTgataatttggctcttttgctAGGAACATGAACGGTTACCATAACCTTTTAATAATCAAttagttgaaatattcaatctgagAACTTTTTGGTGCATTTCCTAAATGGTTTGTGTCATTGAAAAGGACCAAATCCAATGGCTAGAGTGCCGATGTATTTAATTGTAATACACTGGGAGGTATTCGAGCAAACCTTGTTTTTTCTCCCCTCCAAATCTCTCTTCCTTTTATCACTCTATCCCCTCCatccatgtgcattgcacatgccaTACCCCCTGGTGTTGAATAATAACAACTAAATTGAAGAACAGAAAAGCAAGAATTCAAAATCACTTGCAGATATATCGGCAGAAATGGATTATACAACGGGCTAATGGctgcaaaacatgaaaatgagaatgTACAAGCAGCAAAACAACAAGCAAACAGGATTCACAGACTGCTAACATAAgcagatttctttttctttttttttttaaatgactgaGCTGAAGACCAAGTCATGCCAAAGGTGCCAGTTGCTGCTACGCAAAGTGAATATGAATAATACAAGACATGAGTTTGCAGCATCCAGAGTTCAAAACAGCTCATATTTATCAATTTGCAAGCTAAGTAAAAGAGACTctgatttgattttctcattaaAATGGTCTGCACATGTTTAAGAAATGGCAATGGATACAGTTGCAAGCAAGGAAAGAGGCTCATGTTGAAAAACACAtccctaaggccctgtttgggacCAGACAAATGAGAATATGAATTTCGTAAATCCATAaacttgtcaaattcatggatttgcattTGATATGAATTTTGCCAAATCTCCAAGTCGACTGATTGGAAATCAAGCTACGTATCCATGGACTTGGGAGCCATTTATTTCAATAAAATAGCTTTTATTGGTTTAAAGAAAGTCTCTCATTTTATGGACTTGCAGTctctttagggcatgtttgtatACGCGGAATCCAAGGCAAGATAatgagaaaaaaaacaaattatcCAATGATGGATTCGATGAGACTATTGAAAAATGGATGCCAATTTTGAGTTCTTATTTGGCTAGCAAatggaaatctcatattcctctcacagTACTCAGTTTGCTTGTGCCAAGATTCCAAATTATGGAAACGTATGACTACTTGGTGGAATCCATcattttctttgctatccaaacaacacaacTCATCACATCAAGGGAAACCCCTTTTCCTTTTCCactgtttggcatggaatccatggtttccaaacatggccttcATTTTTTTTAGGGGATTCGGATCTGCCCCAAATCCATGGAATTATGGGGGAGTGGATTTGGAAAATCCATGGACATCGCAAACCCCCaacaaaagaaataaacatggGATATTTGAAATTCATGGATGTTACAAATCCCTGCCTCAAATCCCTCACCCTAAACAGCTCCTAAATGAAACAGAATGGCGGATTTGCAGAACAACATTGTGTAGAGAAAGAAACAAGTAAATCAACAACATGAAAGAATTTGGATATCAGTTACCCTGTTTTTCTTCTCCAAACCACCAACGATCCTATCGATGGCTGCCTCAAAATGTTTCATCTTGACTTGTGTTTCCTCATTCCTTGCCGCAATTAGAGCAGCCTCATTACAAACATTGGAAATGTCAGCTCCAGCAAATCCAGGAGTGAGGGCTGCCAGCCTCTGAGAGTAAAATGATGGTTCACGATCAAGTTTAATCTTTTTCAGATAGATCTGAAATATCTGATCACGGCCTTTGATGTCGGGTTTGTCAAGGGTGATTTGACGATCAAATCGGCCAGGCCTTAACAGGGCCTTGTCTAAGATGTCTGGTCTATTGGTGCCAGCAAGTACGACAACTCCAGAAGTCGTCCCAAATCCATCCATTTCTACAAGCAACTGATTAAGAGTACTTTCACGCTCATCATTGGCACCTGAGAACCCTCCGCGGCCCCTTGCTCGACCAATCGCATCAATTTCATCAATAAAGATTATACTGGGTGCACATTGTCTGGCTTCTGAGAACAGGCTCCTTACTCTTGATGGTCCGACCCCAACAAACATTTCCATAAAATCTGAACCAGAAATTGATAAAAATGGCACACAAGATTCGCCAGCGGTTGCTTTTGCAAGAAGCGTCTTCCCAGTACCAGGAGGACCTACGAGCAGAGCACCTTTTGGAATTTTCGCTCCCAATTCTTCATACTTTTTTGGATTCTTGAGGAAGTGCACAAACTCCATGATTTCTTGCTTTGCCTCGTCACAGCCAGCAACATCTTTGAAAAACACCTGAGAGCATAAGTATTCCAAATATATACTAAATCCTTTCGAGTAAATACAGAGCGAATTGGAGAAAGGTTATGTAAATAACTACTTAATAAGGAGGACAAATCTGCAGATTCAGGGAAAAATATATGGTAAATGTTTAAAGTTCAAACATAAGGATAATAATTTCACAAAAAAACATAAGCAGAATTTTGCTGGCATGACTccctttttttttatatgaaaacATGCTCCCTATTTGCTGCTCTCCCAATGTTGCTTGGCCTTGCGCCTCACCAAGtggtgatctaaaccattcatttagtAGGGACGAAGATGGATCCATGTGGGGAAAACATCCAATTGATCAGAGAAACTCACTGTCTGCACAGAAGTATTAAATGCGAATCATTTTTGCTATCATTTGTATGGAGAGTGAAGGCATTTGATCAGTGGGATTCTTGCCATTCTGGCCACATAACCCATTCACGGAGTGACCGACTGGAAGTACAATCTGGACCACCACATGGTGAAGCAAAAGGCGAATGACAATGGTGAGCAACACTAGCAAACCAGAAATAAGGAAACCTGTATAAAATACCAAATAGGACAACCCAGCTACGCACATGTTGAAGAGACCCCAAAACAAAGGTAAGTGAAATGCATAGCTAACCTTGTTTTTGGCATTCTTGTCCAATTTTGTCACATGAGCTTTTCCAATATTAAATATGCCCCGGCCACCTTTTCCTCCACTTCCCCCTATGCCAAATCCACCCTGCATTCTCCGCCCCATGTACATAAGTGATCCCAGAAGCAAGGCTGTTGGAGCGAATCGCAACAATTCTTGATACCAAACCAATGCAGAGACATACGTAACCGGAACATAATCATGAGGGTCTATCCCTAATGCTTCTTGGGCTTCCTCCAACTTCTCTTCAAATGATTCAACACTCCCaatattaaaataaaacttgTACTGGCTTGCACTTCCTCTAGCAGGGGTATTAGTCGTAGGTCCTTGGAAAACATCATCATTGGTTTGATTAGTAATCTGTGGGGAGTTCTTGACATACACCTTTGCAACGGATTTGTTGGAAAGAACGATGTGATCTACCAAACCAGGCTCCAGAAGCTTGTTTTTGAACTCTTGGAAACTTATCTGTGAAAATTAAGCATATGGCAATCATTAATTTCATAATGTCTAGTACATGTAATGAGAATTGCTAGGGGCAAAAAAGTATCCTTCATTAGTCATTTAAAACAACTAAACCATGCAATATGAAAGTACGTGAGAAGGGTTTTAGCCAAACGAAAGGCAATTTAGGTAGTTTATAGTGAAGCTATGTTATAAGACAATTCACGGTCCCCCCCTCCACCAAAGGAAACCTACTTTTACAGCCATTTCTCACCTATCTACCATGAATTGCAAACCATTACCTCTCTCTCCATGTATTGCACATGCTGGTTTCACTAGTCATCAATAATGCAACGACAATGAGTTAACAAGAAAATGTGCTAATGTCCTGGTTGTGTAGTTGGTTCTATCCTCAATGGTGGTTCAAAATTTAGTGGCAAGTTCATCCACTAAGCATTACTATCACTAACAAGCAGGTAAACAATAGAACCATTTCTGACTCAAACAAATGAGTTTCTTATATGATGATTAGAAGCAAGCAAGCCCCGACACAGCAACAactaaagagaaatacaatggtGACTCACAAGAGCAGAATTTGAAATCCAACCGTCCCCAAGCACATCAATGTGGCATAGATCCGCAAAGGCAAGATGCATGTACCCACATTGGCAAGTTCTGGGAGAGAAAGGCTTTGAGATATTATATATGTAAGGATGAAATGGCTTCATGGGTTCATTTTAGTAGTAGCCACAACTAGAAGCAAAGGATGTCCAAAATAGAAATTGGAGAGAGGCAATCATGAAGAAGCAGTAGTAACCATGGTTTCAAAACTAAACCCTTCTCAAAACTTGACCAAGTCATCTAGgtgttttgagtttttttttaaattgtttaattttttatcatTTATGCATTTGATAGTACATTCCTTAAATACATATTTCAAGGTTGTACATTCCTTATATTTTAAAATAGTTATTTCTTAATGAATGTTTGGTTTCCACCAGTCTACTTCATGTCTTTGTTCCGGTGCCCTAAGTCGGTGTTGGTGGATAGATTGAAGAAGCTAAGGTGGGACTTCCCTTGGAGCAGAGCGTGGGAAAGCCACAAATTCTACCTTGTCAAGTGAGACGAGGTGTGCAAACCGTTAGCTGAAGGGGGGAATAGGGATTAGACATTTAAATAGCATGAATGAGGCCCTTCTTGGTAAATAGTTGTGAAGGTTTGCTTTAGAAGAAGGAAGGCTTTGGAGAGAACTGATTACTCATAAATACAGAGTTGAAGAAGGGGTGTAGCATACAAAAGATTCTTCCCATCACCAGATGTTCGCACTTTGTTGTCCTCAAT
This window encodes:
- the LOC131243762 gene encoding ATP-dependent zinc metalloprotease FTSH 8, mitochondrial-like isoform X2; this encodes MIFSRIGRLLSRSNRSRFTASEILGGYSGRSGIWNELILRSQPSVRREDVGLGLLRGYLTSIGAEKGVFVSKRNYLWHLNFALANHRIRRFFSSEAPKKKKDSNTGDQGNFEENFVKQLQTYLTPLLFIGLMLSSISFGPQDQKQISFQEFKNKLLEPGLVDHIVLSNKSVAKVYVKNSPQITNQTNDDVFQGPTTNTPARGSASQYKFYFNIGSVESFEEKLEEAQEALGIDPHDYVPVTYVSALVWYQELLRFAPTALLLGSLMYMGRRMQGGFGIGGSGGKGGRGIFNIGKAHVTKLDKNAKNKVFFKDVAGCDEAKQEIMEFVHFLKNPKKYEELGAKIPKGALLVGPPGTGKTLLAKATAGESCVPFLSISGSDFMEMFVGVGPSRVRSLFSEARQCAPSIIFIDEIDAIGRARGRGGFSGANDERESTLNQLLVEMDGFGTTSGVVVLAGTNRPDILDKALLRPGRFDRQITLDKPDIKGRDQIFQIYLKKIKLDREPSFYSQRLAALTPGFAGADISNVCNEAALIAARNEETQVKMKHFEAAIDRIVGGLEKKNRVISKLERQTVAYHESGHAVAGWFLEHAEPLLKVTIVPRGTAALGFAQYVPNENLLMTKEQLFDMTCMTLGGRAAEQVLLGKISTGAQNDLEKVTKMTYAQVAVYGFSDKVGLLSFPQREDGFEMTKPYSSKTGAIIDHEVREWVTKAYDRTVELIEEHKEHVAKIAELLLEKEVLHQDDLVRVLGARPFKSSEPTNYDRFKQGFQEEDKKSKQLSVDETSPSIDRDGEVVVPT
- the LOC131243762 gene encoding ATP-dependent zinc metalloprotease FTSH 8, mitochondrial-like isoform X3; translated protein: MNDYENYYPKEKKEIPKGNDNRKSESKQDSNTGDQGNFEENFVKQLQTYLTPLLFIGLMLSSISFGPQDQKQISFQEFKNKLLEPGLVDHIVLSNKSVAKVYVKNSPQITNQTNDDVFQGPTTNTPARGSASQYKFYFNIGSVESFEEKLEEAQEALGIDPHDYVPVTYVSALVWYQELLRFAPTALLLGSLMYMGRRMQGGFGIGGSGGKGGRGIFNIGKAHVTKLDKNAKNKVFFKDVAGCDEAKQEIMEFVHFLKNPKKYEELGAKIPKGALLVGPPGTGKTLLAKATAGESCVPFLSISGSDFMEMFVGVGPSRVRSLFSEARQCAPSIIFIDEIDAIGRARGRGGFSGANDERESTLNQLLVEMDGFGTTSGVVVLAGTNRPDILDKALLRPGRFDRQITLDKPDIKGRDQIFQIYLKKIKLDREPSFYSQRLAALTPGFAGADISNVCNEAALIAARNEETQVKMKHFEAAIDRIVGGLEKKNRVISKLERQTVAYHESGHAVAGWFLEHAEPLLKVTIVPRGTAALGFAQYVPNENLLMTKEQLFDMTCMTLGGRAAEQVLLGKISTGAQNDLEKVTKMTYAQVAVYGFSDKVGLLSFPQREDGFEMTKPYSSKTGAIIDHEVREWVTKAYDRTVELIEEHKEHVAKIAELLLEKEVLHQDDLVRVLGARPFKSSEPTNYDRFKQGFQEEDKKSKQLSVDETSPSIDRDGEVVVPT
- the LOC131243762 gene encoding ATP-dependent zinc metalloprotease FTSH 10, mitochondrial-like isoform X1 → MIFSRIGRLLSRSNRSRFTASEILGGYSGRSGIWNELILRSQPSVRREDVGLGLLRGYLTSIGAEKGVFVSKRNYLWHLNFALANHRIRRFFSSEAPKKKNYENYYPKEKKEIPKGNDNRKSESKQDSNTGDQGNFEENFVKQLQTYLTPLLFIGLMLSSISFGPQDQKQISFQEFKNKLLEPGLVDHIVLSNKSVAKVYVKNSPQITNQTNDDVFQGPTTNTPARGSASQYKFYFNIGSVESFEEKLEEAQEALGIDPHDYVPVTYVSALVWYQELLRFAPTALLLGSLMYMGRRMQGGFGIGGSGGKGGRGIFNIGKAHVTKLDKNAKNKVFFKDVAGCDEAKQEIMEFVHFLKNPKKYEELGAKIPKGALLVGPPGTGKTLLAKATAGESCVPFLSISGSDFMEMFVGVGPSRVRSLFSEARQCAPSIIFIDEIDAIGRARGRGGFSGANDERESTLNQLLVEMDGFGTTSGVVVLAGTNRPDILDKALLRPGRFDRQITLDKPDIKGRDQIFQIYLKKIKLDREPSFYSQRLAALTPGFAGADISNVCNEAALIAARNEETQVKMKHFEAAIDRIVGGLEKKNRVISKLERQTVAYHESGHAVAGWFLEHAEPLLKVTIVPRGTAALGFAQYVPNENLLMTKEQLFDMTCMTLGGRAAEQVLLGKISTGAQNDLEKVTKMTYAQVAVYGFSDKVGLLSFPQREDGFEMTKPYSSKTGAIIDHEVREWVTKAYDRTVELIEEHKEHVAKIAELLLEKEVLHQDDLVRVLGARPFKSSEPTNYDRFKQGFQEEDKKSKQLSVDETSPSIDRDGEVVVPT